A stretch of Acidobacteriota bacterium DNA encodes these proteins:
- a CDS encoding SpoIIE family protein phosphatase, translating to MSGGPAEQNGDAAAATSRLQARALADQLALKDRALDVAAEGITIADARLPDRPLIYANEGFERVTGYAVAEVLGRNCRFLQGPGSDPAAISEIRAAIAEERECVVEILNYRRDGTTFWNRLSITPVRDERGVVTHFIGIQSDVTARRDAEHGLRRAKEALEHDLRLAARIQDALLPPAELKVGGLRIARAFHPCTSLAGDAAGVVAFAHGPVGLYLLDVSGHGVGAALLSFTLTHLLSPGVEGSLLLEHTGEGPGVVPPSRVAERLNRQFPMDRTRQYFTCVYGVFDRTEGRFQYVMAGHPAPIVLPRTGPPAPLDGGGLPIGMIEHATYDDKSVMLSPGDRLYFYTDGAIEALDADEQEFGSRRLIEAIDRVRGLPLRAGLDLVARAVLDWSGGRLRDDVSLLAIERAE from the coding sequence GTGTCAGGCGGGCCGGCGGAACAGAACGGGGACGCGGCAGCGGCCACCAGTCGCCTGCAGGCGCGCGCGCTGGCCGACCAACTCGCGCTGAAGGACCGCGCGCTCGACGTCGCGGCGGAGGGCATCACGATTGCCGATGCGCGGCTGCCCGACAGGCCGCTCATCTACGCCAACGAGGGCTTCGAGCGTGTCACCGGCTACGCGGTCGCCGAGGTGCTGGGCCGGAACTGCCGTTTCCTCCAGGGGCCCGGCAGCGACCCGGCGGCCATCTCGGAGATCCGTGCGGCCATCGCCGAAGAGCGTGAGTGCGTCGTCGAGATCCTGAACTACCGGCGCGACGGCACGACGTTCTGGAACCGGCTCTCCATCACGCCGGTCCGCGACGAGCGCGGCGTGGTCACCCACTTCATCGGCATTCAGTCCGACGTCACCGCCCGACGCGACGCCGAGCACGGGCTGCGGCGCGCCAAGGAGGCCCTCGAACACGACCTGCGGCTCGCGGCGCGAATCCAGGACGCCCTGCTTCCGCCGGCGGAACTGAAGGTCGGCGGCCTGCGCATCGCGCGCGCGTTCCATCCCTGCACGAGCCTGGCCGGCGATGCCGCGGGCGTCGTCGCGTTCGCGCACGGCCCGGTGGGCCTGTACCTGCTGGACGTGAGCGGGCACGGCGTCGGGGCGGCGCTGCTGTCGTTCACCCTGACGCACCTGCTGTCGCCCGGCGTCGAGGGTTCGCTCCTGCTGGAGCACACGGGCGAGGGCCCCGGCGTCGTGCCGCCGTCGCGGGTGGCCGAGCGCCTGAATCGGCAGTTCCCGATGGACCGCACGCGGCAGTACTTCACGTGCGTCTACGGGGTGTTCGACCGGACGGAGGGACGATTCCAGTACGTGATGGCTGGTCATCCAGCGCCCATCGTGCTCCCGCGCACCGGACCGCCGGCCCCGCTCGACGGCGGCGGACTGCCGATCGGCATGATCGAGCACGCCACTTACGACGACAAGTCCGTGATGCTGTCGCCGGGAGATCGGCTGTACTTCTACACCGACGGCGCCATCGAGGCGCTCGACGCGGACGAGCAGGAGTTCGGCAGCCGTCGCCTGATCGAGGCCATCGATCGCGTGCGCGGACTCCCCCTGCGGGCCGGGCTCGACCTCGTGGCTCGCGCCGTGCTCGACTGGTCGGGCGGCCGCCTCCGCGACGACGTCTCGCTGCTCGCCATCGAGCGGGCCGAGTGA
- a CDS encoding CoA transferase, giving the protein MTPRAKPLQGLRVLGVEQQVAGPYCTMMLAHQGAEVIKIERPGVGDSSREMAPIVKNDRGEKNSGYFLRFNLNKRSLSLDITAPAGQQVFKELVAVSDVVVENFRPGLMKKIGLDYAVLKEINPRLVYAAISGFGTLPAYEGPYADRPAYDIISQAMGGLMHTCGFEDRPPAWLGIALGDIYSGVMAAYGITLALIDREKTGEGQYLDISMYDNMASLAERYFTAYSLTGAVMQRGKEKFIAPWGPFAAKDGYVALIIATERDWGKFCEAIGRPDLVTDPRCTSGPKRAQNMDDFIRPIIEQWMSDKTKDEVCAAFLAKSLPAGPVQDAKEVFDCPHLNERDLFVETDDPILGKIKLMGSPLKLSATPEQLNGPVPLLGQHTEEVLRSVLGYSAEQIAALSGEKVV; this is encoded by the coding sequence GTGACTCCACGAGCCAAGCCGCTTCAGGGCCTCAGGGTCCTCGGTGTCGAACAGCAGGTCGCCGGGCCGTACTGCACGATGATGCTCGCCCACCAGGGGGCCGAGGTCATCAAGATCGAGCGCCCCGGCGTCGGCGACTCCAGCCGCGAGATGGCGCCCATCGTCAAGAACGACAGGGGCGAGAAGAACAGCGGCTACTTCCTCCGCTTCAACCTGAACAAGCGGAGCCTGTCGCTCGACATCACGGCACCCGCCGGGCAGCAGGTGTTCAAGGAGCTCGTCGCCGTCTCCGACGTGGTGGTCGAGAACTTCCGGCCGGGGCTGATGAAGAAGATCGGCCTCGACTACGCCGTCCTGAAGGAGATCAACCCGCGGCTCGTCTACGCGGCCATCAGCGGGTTCGGCACGTTGCCGGCGTACGAGGGGCCGTATGCCGATCGCCCGGCGTACGACATCATCTCGCAGGCGATGGGCGGGCTGATGCACACCTGCGGCTTCGAGGACCGCCCGCCGGCCTGGCTGGGCATCGCCCTCGGCGACATCTACTCCGGCGTGATGGCGGCCTACGGCATCACCCTGGCGCTCATCGACCGAGAGAAGACGGGCGAGGGGCAGTACCTCGACATCTCGATGTACGACAACATGGCCTCGCTGGCCGAGCGCTACTTCACCGCGTACTCACTCACCGGCGCGGTGATGCAGCGGGGCAAGGAGAAGTTCATCGCGCCCTGGGGGCCGTTTGCGGCGAAGGACGGCTACGTGGCGCTCATCATCGCCACCGAGCGCGACTGGGGCAAGTTCTGCGAGGCCATCGGCCGCCCCGACCTCGTGACCGACCCGCGCTGCACGTCGGGGCCGAAGCGCGCCCAGAACATGGACGACTTCATCCGGCCGATCATCGAGCAGTGGATGAGCGACAAGACGAAGGACGAGGTGTGCGCCGCCTTCCTCGCCAAGTCGCTGCCGGCGGGCCCCGTGCAGGACGCGAAGGAAGTCTTCGACTGCCCGCACCTGAACGAGCGCGACCTGTTCGTCGAGACCGACGATCCCATTCTCGGGAAGATCAAGCTGATGGGATCGCCGCTGAAGCTGTCGGCCACCCCCGAACAGCTGAATGGGCCCGTTCCGCTGCTCGGACAGCACACCGAGGAGGTGCTGCGGAGCGTGCTCGGCTACTCGGCCGAGCAGATTGCCGCCTTGTCGGGGGAGAAGGTGGTGTGA
- a CDS encoding glycoside hydrolase family 127 protein produces MTRVFLPLLLTFSTLVAVVAYHAPQDAQTSGQGGDQFLDGIGETALIARYVFNGNAEDSSRNQLHATVRGTGGVFVDDPSGRQSLLLTGDGSHVQLPADALAGEDAVTVVGWLFVPTGGSGPVFDFGQGPATRVFALVDAQAFRAVAVVGGQIRAETPAKPILENQWLHFAVVLDPASRVLTSYVDGTRAGQATNVDVTPAQIVPQGSATNRLFLGRAQDEKTPTLHGRLRDVRLYRIALGEDSVATIRRNALATTRTTRAREAPPEISTANIPGDSPLATRLTNVADITVQTVVGMLPRLPATIPATYAGGVAGHVRVIWPSPTDNAQVLEPGTFTVAGRVSGTRFEPKATVIVSVPVGTTTPPERLVEAFPLERVALDRDAQGRETPFMRNRDKFLRGLAATSPDSFLYNFRDAFGQPQPEGATPLQSWDSQTTRLRGHATGHYLTAIAQAYASTGDDPALKATFLQKMTYLVDTLHDLSRKSGRPAQEGGPFVADPTAVPVGPGREGYDSNLRAGAIRTDYWNWGTGFISGYPPDQFIMLERGATYGTQDSQVWAPYYTLHKILAGLLDIYEVAGNEKALEIARGMGLWVHARLAALPAETRISMWNRYIAGEYGGMNEVMARLFRLTGDRRFVETAKLFDNTNFFFGNASHDHGLARGVDTVRGKHANQHIPQITGALETFRATNELPYYLIAANFWEIVNTGYSYSIGGVAGARNPNNAECFTIQPNTLWEHGFSPGGQNETCATYNLLKLDRQLFMYDQAAKYMDHYERAVYNHILASVAEEDAGNTYHVPLNPGAQKRFNNAEMNGFTCCNGTAIESHTKLQDTIYFHSADHSTLYVNLFIPSTLTWVERKVTVQQVTDFPYADTTKLIVKGAGRFDVKVRVPAWATRGFFVRVNGQDEAVDATPGRYVTLARTWRDSDTIELRMPFSFHLDHVMDQPNVASLFWGPVLLAAQEPAARTDWREVVLDASDISRSIEGDPATLRFSMAGVPFKPFFETYGRHSVYLHVSFK; encoded by the coding sequence GCCGGCCGACGCGCTCGCGGGTGAAGACGCGGTGACCGTGGTCGGCTGGCTCTTCGTGCCCACCGGCGGGTCCGGGCCGGTCTTCGACTTCGGCCAGGGCCCGGCGACGAGGGTGTTCGCCCTCGTCGATGCCCAGGCGTTCCGCGCCGTGGCGGTCGTCGGCGGCCAGATTCGCGCGGAGACGCCGGCGAAGCCGATCCTCGAGAACCAGTGGCTGCACTTCGCCGTGGTGCTCGACCCCGCCAGCCGGGTGCTGACGTCCTACGTCGACGGCACACGCGCGGGGCAGGCGACGAACGTCGACGTCACACCGGCGCAGATCGTGCCCCAGGGCTCCGCGACCAACCGCCTCTTCCTGGGCCGCGCGCAGGACGAGAAGACCCCGACGCTCCACGGCCGCCTGCGCGACGTCCGCCTCTATCGCATCGCGCTCGGCGAGGACTCAGTAGCGACCATCCGGCGTAATGCGCTCGCGACGACTCGAACGACACGCGCGAGGGAGGCGCCGCCCGAGATCTCGACGGCCAACATCCCAGGCGACTCGCCGCTGGCCACGCGACTCACGAACGTCGCCGACATCACCGTGCAAACGGTCGTGGGAATGCTGCCGCGGCTCCCGGCCACCATCCCTGCGACCTACGCGGGCGGCGTGGCGGGCCACGTCCGCGTCATCTGGCCCTCGCCGACCGACAACGCGCAGGTGCTCGAGCCCGGCACCTTCACCGTGGCCGGCCGCGTGTCCGGCACCCGTTTCGAGCCGAAGGCCACCGTGATCGTCTCGGTGCCCGTGGGCACCACGACGCCGCCCGAGCGGCTGGTCGAGGCGTTCCCCCTCGAACGGGTGGCGCTCGATCGCGACGCGCAGGGACGCGAGACGCCCTTCATGAGGAACCGCGACAAGTTCCTGCGCGGTCTCGCGGCCACGAGTCCAGACAGCTTCCTCTACAACTTCAGGGACGCGTTCGGCCAGCCGCAGCCGGAGGGCGCCACGCCACTCCAGAGCTGGGACAGCCAGACGACGAGGCTGAGGGGGCATGCGACGGGCCACTACCTCACGGCCATCGCGCAGGCGTACGCGAGCACCGGGGACGATCCGGCGCTCAAGGCCACGTTCCTCCAGAAGATGACCTACCTGGTGGACACCCTCCACGACCTGTCGCGCAAGTCGGGCCGGCCGGCGCAGGAGGGCGGACCGTTCGTGGCGGACCCCACGGCCGTGCCGGTCGGTCCGGGCCGCGAAGGCTACGACTCGAATCTCAGGGCCGGCGCCATCCGCACCGACTACTGGAACTGGGGCACGGGCTTCATCAGCGGGTATCCTCCCGATCAGTTCATCATGCTCGAGCGTGGAGCCACCTACGGCACGCAGGACAGCCAGGTGTGGGCGCCGTACTACACGCTGCACAAGATCCTCGCGGGCCTGCTCGACATCTACGAGGTCGCCGGGAACGAGAAGGCGCTCGAGATCGCACGCGGCATGGGCCTCTGGGTTCATGCGCGGCTCGCGGCACTGCCGGCCGAGACGCGCATCAGCATGTGGAACCGGTACATCGCGGGCGAATACGGCGGCATGAACGAGGTGATGGCGCGGCTGTTCCGCCTCACGGGCGATCGCCGCTTCGTGGAGACGGCGAAGCTCTTCGACAACACGAACTTCTTCTTCGGCAACGCCAGCCACGATCACGGTTTGGCCAGGGGCGTCGATACCGTGCGCGGCAAGCACGCCAACCAGCACATCCCGCAGATCACCGGCGCGCTCGAGACGTTTCGCGCGACCAACGAGCTGCCGTACTACCTCATCGCCGCCAACTTCTGGGAGATCGTCAACACGGGCTACAGCTACAGCATTGGCGGCGTGGCCGGCGCCCGCAACCCGAACAACGCCGAGTGCTTCACCATCCAGCCGAATACGCTGTGGGAGCACGGCTTCTCGCCGGGCGGCCAGAACGAGACCTGCGCGACGTACAACCTGCTGAAGCTCGACCGGCAGCTCTTCATGTACGACCAGGCCGCGAAGTACATGGACCACTACGAACGCGCGGTCTACAACCACATCCTCGCCTCGGTCGCGGAAGAAGACGCCGGCAACACGTATCACGTGCCGCTCAACCCCGGCGCTCAGAAGCGGTTCAACAACGCCGAGATGAACGGGTTCACCTGCTGTAACGGCACGGCGATCGAGAGCCACACCAAACTGCAGGACACGATCTACTTCCACAGCGCCGACCACTCGACGCTCTACGTCAACCTCTTCATTCCGTCGACGCTCACGTGGGTCGAGCGCAAGGTCACCGTGCAACAGGTCACCGACTTCCCGTACGCCGACACGACGAAGCTCATCGTCAAGGGGGCGGGACGCTTCGACGTCAAGGTGCGCGTGCCCGCGTGGGCAACGCGCGGGTTCTTCGTGAGGGTCAACGGCCAGGACGAGGCGGTGGACGCGACGCCGGGCCGCTACGTGACGCTCGCACGCACCTGGCGCGACAGCGACACGATCGAGCTTCGCATGCCGTTCTCCTTCCACCTCGATCACGTGATGGACCAGCCGAACGTGGCGAGCCTCTTCTGGGGGCCGGTGCTGCTGGCCGCGCAGGAGCCGGCGGCGCGCACCGACTGGCGCGAGGTCGTGCTCGATGCCAGCGACATCAGCCGGTCGATCGAGGGCGATCCCGCCACGCTTCGTTTTTCGATGGCCGGCGTGCCGTTCAAGCCGTTCTTCGAGACCTACGGGCGGCACTCGGTCTACCTGCACGTGTCGTTCAAGTAG
- a CDS encoding tetratricopeptide repeat protein: MPVRRALVMAFVLFHATLAVAQPQNARERARPAYTSGLEYMRVERFADAAASFESATATDPSFELAHYMLGRAYLALKDYYAAVDALTTARDLYVADATRRFQDRAEGQRYRRTRIGEIDDLLSQLRNLPRQTPEVQGQIRQLEEHKRQLEDRDRHVDADAGVPAFVLLSLGSAHFRAANFGLAEQTWRDAIAADPGSGEAHNNLAVVLLETGRYDEAEQSVRNAEKAGRRVPQALKDEIRKRRKSSPR, translated from the coding sequence ATGCCTGTCCGCCGCGCGCTCGTGATGGCTTTCGTCCTCTTCCACGCCACGCTGGCGGTCGCCCAGCCTCAGAACGCGCGCGAACGGGCGCGGCCGGCGTACACGTCGGGCCTCGAGTACATGCGCGTCGAGCGGTTCGCGGACGCCGCGGCGTCGTTTGAGTCGGCGACGGCCACCGACCCGTCCTTCGAGCTGGCCCATTACATGCTCGGACGGGCTTATCTCGCGCTCAAGGACTACTACGCCGCCGTGGATGCGCTGACCACGGCGAGAGACCTGTACGTCGCCGACGCGACGCGGCGCTTCCAGGACCGGGCGGAAGGGCAGCGCTACCGGCGGACCCGGATCGGGGAAATCGACGACCTGCTGTCGCAGTTGAGGAACCTGCCCCGTCAGACGCCCGAGGTCCAGGGGCAGATCCGGCAGCTCGAGGAGCACAAGCGGCAGCTCGAGGATCGCGACCGGCACGTCGACGCCGACGCTGGCGTCCCTGCGTTCGTGTTGCTGTCGCTCGGCAGCGCCCACTTCCGCGCCGCCAACTTCGGCCTGGCGGAGCAGACGTGGCGCGATGCCATTGCTGCCGATCCGGGCAGCGGCGAGGCGCACAACAACCTCGCGGTCGTTCTCCTCGAGACCGGCCGGTACGACGAGGCGGAGCAGTCGGTGCGCAACGCGGAGAAGGCGGGACGTCGGGTGCCGCAGGCCCTCAAGGACGAGATCAGGAAGCGGCGAAAGAGCAGCCCGCGCTGA
- a CDS encoding 3-deoxy-7-phosphoheptulonate synthase, with protein sequence MESTPLENVNVSGFEDMPTPEAVHAMVPLSDRAAATVACGRAAVRAILDRTSPRLLAIVGPCSIHDPEAALDYARRLSAVATEAADTLFIVMRVYFEKPRTSSGWKGYVNDPHMDDSFRIQEGILGARRLLAQFAELGLPAGTEALDPLTPQYLGDLVSWYAIGARTTESQTHREMASGLSAPVGFKNATDGSLDIAVNAIRSASQPHSFLGINWQGKTSVVRTSGNRHGHLVLRGGGGRPNYDTVSVRLAERALTAAGLPANIVVDCAHVNCLKDHTLQPLVFHDCVHQIAEGNRSIVGLMMESNLEAGQQPIPADRSLLRYGVSVTDPCVDWKTTRDVLLRARDLLAPVLRTRAAG encoded by the coding sequence ATGGAATCGACACCTCTCGAGAACGTCAACGTTTCCGGATTCGAGGACATGCCCACGCCGGAGGCGGTCCACGCGATGGTGCCGCTCAGCGACCGGGCCGCCGCCACCGTGGCCTGCGGCCGCGCCGCCGTACGGGCCATTCTCGACCGGACGTCGCCGCGCCTGCTCGCGATCGTCGGCCCGTGCTCGATTCACGACCCAGAGGCGGCGCTCGACTACGCGCGGCGGCTCTCCGCCGTGGCGACCGAAGCCGCCGACACCCTGTTCATCGTGATGCGCGTCTACTTCGAGAAGCCGCGGACCTCCTCGGGATGGAAGGGGTACGTCAACGATCCGCACATGGACGACTCGTTCCGCATCCAGGAGGGCATCCTCGGCGCGCGCCGGCTGCTCGCGCAGTTTGCCGAGCTCGGCCTCCCTGCCGGCACCGAGGCGCTCGATCCGCTCACGCCGCAGTACCTCGGCGACCTCGTCAGCTGGTATGCCATCGGCGCCCGTACGACCGAGTCGCAGACGCACCGTGAGATGGCAAGCGGCCTCTCCGCGCCCGTGGGCTTCAAGAACGCCACCGACGGCAGCCTCGACATCGCGGTGAACGCGATCCGCTCCGCCTCGCAGCCGCACAGCTTCCTCGGCATCAACTGGCAGGGCAAGACGTCGGTAGTACGGACGAGCGGCAATCGCCACGGGCACCTCGTGCTGCGGGGCGGAGGCGGGCGCCCCAACTACGACACGGTGAGCGTCCGCCTCGCCGAGCGGGCGCTGACCGCCGCGGGACTGCCGGCGAACATCGTGGTCGACTGCGCGCACGTCAACTGCCTGAAGGACCACACCCTGCAGCCGCTCGTCTTCCACGACTGCGTGCACCAGATCGCCGAGGGGAACAGGTCGATCGTCGGCCTGATGATGGAGTCGAACCTCGAGGCGGGCCAGCAGCCCATTCCGGCCGACCGATCGCTGCTCCGGTACGGCGTGTCGGTGACCGACCCGTGCGTCGACTGGAAGACGACGCGCGACGTGCTGCTGCGGGCCCGCGACCTGCTGGCCCCGGTGCTGCGAACGAGGGCAGCCGGCTGA
- a CDS encoding amino acid permease — protein sequence MADRPSSSLERRLGPYDAAAIIVSNVIGGGILFTPPLVAAAVSNSWAFLGTWLVGGMLAFAGAMAYAELAAVRPRAGGEYVYLHAAYGRLAAFLTGWTSFVAGFSGAMAASAVVLVFYLDRFVPGAADATPLVTLPLPLVPLTLSRQSALAIVTIGLMALVHLRGVGPGRIVMNVLAVLKVTALVAFIALGFSFGAGEVSNLQQTTGPVSGGAWLLALIPVMFTYSGWNAAAYMAEEIRNPGRNVPLALALGTAAVIAVYFFLNLLYLYVLPVGDLAGVQGSVLDVIADRLLGARAGDIMGVVSIVSLAASISAMTFAGPRVYYAMARDRAFFARAASVHPQYKTPAVAIVAQAVWASLLVLSGGADALVSYTGFAITLFAGMAVAAVFVLRQREPDAPRPFSAIGYPWTPGVFVLVSALMLVNAIWMNPGPSGAGLLVMAAGIPLYLWFGRSGVRS from the coding sequence ATGGCCGACCGTCCCTCGTCTTCCCTCGAACGCCGCCTCGGTCCGTACGACGCCGCGGCGATCATCGTCTCGAACGTCATCGGCGGCGGCATTCTGTTCACCCCGCCGCTCGTCGCCGCGGCCGTCTCGAACTCGTGGGCGTTTCTCGGCACCTGGCTGGTGGGCGGAATGCTCGCGTTCGCCGGGGCGATGGCGTACGCAGAGCTCGCGGCCGTGCGCCCTCGGGCGGGCGGCGAGTACGTGTACCTGCATGCGGCCTACGGGCGACTGGCCGCGTTCCTGACCGGCTGGACGTCGTTCGTCGCCGGCTTCTCCGGCGCGATGGCCGCGAGCGCCGTCGTGCTGGTGTTCTACCTCGATCGATTCGTTCCCGGCGCCGCCGACGCCACGCCCCTCGTGACGCTGCCCCTGCCGCTCGTGCCGCTCACGCTCTCGCGCCAGTCGGCGCTCGCGATTGTCACGATCGGCCTGATGGCGCTCGTGCACCTTCGCGGTGTCGGCCCGGGCCGGATCGTCATGAACGTGCTCGCCGTGCTCAAGGTGACGGCGCTCGTCGCCTTCATCGCGCTCGGCTTCTCGTTCGGTGCCGGCGAGGTGTCGAACCTGCAGCAGACGACCGGCCCCGTGTCGGGCGGCGCGTGGCTGCTCGCGCTCATCCCCGTGATGTTCACCTACTCGGGCTGGAACGCCGCGGCCTACATGGCCGAGGAGATCCGCAACCCCGGCCGCAACGTGCCGCTTGCGCTCGCGCTCGGCACGGCGGCCGTCATCGCCGTCTACTTCTTCCTGAACCTGCTGTATCTCTACGTGCTGCCGGTCGGCGACCTCGCCGGGGTCCAGGGCAGCGTGCTCGACGTGATCGCCGATCGGCTGCTCGGCGCCCGCGCCGGCGACATCATGGGTGTCGTCTCGATCGTCAGCCTGGCGGCGAGCATCAGCGCGATGACGTTCGCCGGCCCGCGCGTCTACTACGCCATGGCGCGCGACCGCGCGTTCTTCGCGAGGGCGGCGAGCGTACATCCGCAGTACAAGACGCCGGCCGTGGCGATTGTCGCGCAGGCCGTCTGGGCGAGCCTGCTCGTGCTGTCCGGCGGCGCCGACGCGCTCGTCTCGTACACCGGGTTCGCAATTACGCTCTTCGCCGGCATGGCGGTGGCGGCCGTGTTCGTGCTGCGACAGCGCGAGCCCGACGCCCCGCGACCGTTCTCGGCCATCGGCTATCCGTGGACGCCCGGCGTGTTCGTCCTCGTGAGTGCGCTGATGCTCGTCAATGCGATCTGGATGAACCCCGGCCCGTCGGGCGCGGGGCTCCTCGTCATGGCGGCCGGCATCCCGCTGTACCTGTGGTTCGGGCGGAGTGGGGTCAGGTCTTGA
- a CDS encoding M24 family metallopeptidase, whose amino-acid sequence MSDFVSLPPLVSDRAQRRPLSCRRRSRVTAPAALAVVLLAGGCGVAPPAPSTAVPQMPTLPSWSEQMRVRESWLPTRHALMLDMMRRHDIDMWIIVNEEFHNDPITQYIAPPRPYSGNRDIFVFVDAGQDGLKKYAITGFPQEQVRRHFESPRDPVPATTRLPELYARYTPSRIGLHMGGRKGVQRSLTHDSYLFLEQTLGPEAASRFVSAADLLEEFFETRIPEELEYYRVHVEATDVLARRALSNEVITPGRTTVGEVRNWLYDEIGKIGAGAWFQPNFRIYERGVEPELSRGFPIPADESKVIERGQVVHLDLGITRMGFDTDWQKNAYVLREGETDAPEGLKRALANANALQDALMLRAARPGRTAGEVTAQAMEEMSGKGFEPRIYSHPIGAQGHGLGTSLGYGFRADSKGDPATMTKRLRHGSYISIELCSVTAIPEWDGQPVIIGLEDPAHLTDEGYQFFVPRQEAFYLIR is encoded by the coding sequence ATGAGTGATTTCGTGTCCCTTCCGCCCCTCGTGTCCGACCGTGCGCAGCGTCGCCCTCTCTCGTGCCGCCGCCGCTCGCGGGTGACGGCGCCTGCGGCGCTCGCCGTGGTGCTCCTGGCAGGCGGGTGCGGCGTGGCCCCACCGGCGCCATCCACCGCGGTCCCGCAGATGCCGACCCTCCCGTCGTGGTCGGAGCAGATGCGGGTGCGCGAGAGCTGGCTGCCGACGCGGCACGCGCTGATGCTCGACATGATGCGCCGGCACGACATCGACATGTGGATCATCGTCAACGAGGAGTTCCACAACGATCCCATCACGCAGTACATCGCCCCGCCGCGGCCGTACTCGGGCAACCGCGACATCTTCGTGTTCGTCGACGCCGGGCAGGACGGCCTGAAGAAGTACGCCATCACCGGCTTCCCGCAGGAGCAGGTGCGACGCCACTTCGAATCACCACGGGATCCCGTGCCGGCGACGACCCGGCTTCCCGAGCTCTACGCCCGATACACACCGTCGCGGATCGGTCTGCACATGGGCGGCCGCAAGGGTGTGCAGCGGAGCCTCACCCACGACAGCTACCTGTTCCTGGAACAGACCCTGGGACCGGAGGCCGCGAGCCGGTTCGTCAGCGCGGCGGACCTGCTCGAGGAGTTCTTCGAGACGCGGATTCCCGAAGAGCTCGAGTACTACCGGGTGCACGTCGAGGCCACCGACGTGCTGGCGAGACGCGCGCTCTCGAACGAGGTGATCACCCCGGGCCGGACGACCGTCGGCGAGGTGAGGAACTGGCTGTACGACGAGATCGGGAAGATCGGCGCGGGCGCCTGGTTCCAGCCGAACTTCCGGATCTACGAGCGCGGGGTGGAGCCCGAGCTCTCACGCGGCTTCCCCATCCCGGCCGACGAGTCGAAGGTGATCGAGCGCGGGCAGGTCGTGCACCTCGACCTGGGGATCACGCGCATGGGCTTCGACACCGACTGGCAGAAGAACGCGTACGTGCTGCGCGAGGGTGAGACCGATGCCCCCGAAGGCCTGAAGCGCGCGCTGGCCAACGCGAACGCGCTGCAGGACGCCCTGATGCTGCGGGCGGCCCGACCCGGCCGGACGGCTGGCGAGGTCACGGCTCAGGCGATGGAGGAGATGAGCGGGAAGGGCTTCGAGCCCCGCATCTACTCGCACCCGATCGGCGCGCAGGGGCACGGGCTCGGGACGAGTCTCGGGTACGGGTTCCGCGCCGACTCGAAGGGCGATCCGGCGACGATGACCAAGCGCCTGCGGCACGGCTCGTACATCTCGATCGAGCTCTGCTCGGTCACCGCCATCCCGGAATGGGACGGCCAGCCGGTGATCATCGGCCTCGAGGATCCGGCGCACCTCACCGACGAAGGCTACCAGTTCTTCGTGCCGCGGCAGGAGGCGTTCTACCTGATTCGGTAG